A single window of Psychromonas ingrahamii 37 DNA harbors:
- a CDS encoding DUF2982 domain-containing protein yields MQKKAQRVIQVKPNSKHNRLFLLCLGSLLLCVCLLLNLVFWDDYRLPLIFIMSASFIMLFVALLKFLEPPISYFITPEIISYYHFNGHWHLPWQDILRIGDIPADIRGQHVKLPYLGIKLNSLANIAQTISPRLANKLLHEQLELLMLAVKNREIDLPEDLINFEPFELNGVTYKGPIAAWLYRTEELSKAYGYHLYLPINSFDRESMEFLGLLKECHHYINSYQGN; encoded by the coding sequence TTGCAAAAAAAAGCACAAAGAGTCATTCAGGTTAAACCAAATTCAAAACATAATCGTTTATTTTTATTATGTTTAGGCTCTTTATTGTTGTGCGTTTGTTTGTTGTTAAATCTTGTATTTTGGGACGACTATAGGCTCCCGTTAATCTTTATTATGTCAGCCAGTTTTATCATGTTATTTGTTGCTTTGCTTAAATTTTTAGAGCCACCAATAAGTTACTTCATAACACCGGAGATTATCTCTTATTATCATTTTAACGGTCATTGGCATTTACCCTGGCAAGATATTCTGCGCATTGGTGATATCCCAGCTGATATACGGGGGCAGCATGTGAAATTACCTTATTTGGGCATAAAATTAAATAGCTTGGCAAATATAGCGCAAACTATCTCACCAAGGTTGGCTAATAAATTACTTCATGAGCAGTTGGAGCTATTAATGTTAGCGGTAAAAAACCGTGAAATTGATCTGCCAGAGGATCTGATTAACTTTGAACCCTTTGAATTAAATGGGGTTACCTACAAAGGCCCGATCGCCGCATGGTTATATCGGACAGAAGAGCTGAGTAAAGCTTATGGTTATCATCTCTATTTACCGATAAATAGTTTTGATCGTGAGTCAATGGAGTTTTTAGGTTTATTGAAAGAATGCCACCATTATATTAATAGCTACCAAGGCAACTAA